The nucleotide sequence GTGTCTTAACTGCTCTGGTGAGTAGATGATGCAGGCCAAGGGctaaatgtaacatcccacattgtgCATGGGATTGGAtcatgtaagctttatatgtatattctcatatctacctagcacgaagttttttggaagctcactggcttcgggttccatcggaactccaaagttaagcgagttcgcgcgagagcaatctcatgatgggtgacccactgggaagttctcatgtgagttcccagaaacaaaaccgtgagggcgtggtcggggtccaaaacggacaatatcgtgctatggtgaaATCGACCCAGGATGCGGTGGGGGCCAGGCAGGATGTGATACTAAAGGTGTTATAACATAAAATTACTGGCAGCTAAGATTTAAgttttataatataatatatgcatTTTTAGAGTTATAATGCATGTATCTAGCTTTAAATTTGTGGCTTATGGAATTCCTAGGTTAATGATATTTTATGAAATCATTTAGTTTTTTAGGAGTTATAttgtaaggaaaactaatgaaaatgacttgaaaactttgagttttaatgataaggacaaaataaagggtaaagtgaatagtaccaagattgattttttagtgtaaacatgtgatttttcgttaaagtaaacagtatcggCTTTCTATATTTTTCACTAAGTTGTAAGCTTTGTAAGCCTATAAATACTTGTATTTGCAAATCAGGTTCGTCTCTCGCTCTATCTCTCTCACATATATTTTTTCAATTCGGGACCGAATTTCGTTCATCGTTGGAGCTCCTATCGGAAACGGAGGTTCAGATTGCTAATCTCTCCAAGCGTTTTTGAAGCTGCGGCCATTCGACGATCCAATCTGGTATAAATCAGTTACTCTTTtggtttctctctctttttctgttCTGTTTGGTTCCTGAGAACATTTCATTTTTGGAATTATTTAGTTCTTTTtgttgattggttgagtgtgaTCCCAATGCTACAGTTAATCTTGATTTCTAATTGATTAATGTTCGTTTTCTGCGTGCTTACAGATTTACATTTCAGCTGGATTTCTAATTGATTAGTGTTCGTTAATGTGGATTTCTAATTTATTAGTGTTTGTTTTCTAACAAAATCAAAGTGTTGTATATAGAAAGTTGGGAAGATCATCTCTCAATCGAAATTCGATGATAGGCTAGCTAAGAAGGGAAAAAGTAGACTCGGTTTTGTTCGTAATTTGGGATTGATGGTATATCAACTGTTCTATTCTGATAAACAATTCTTTCATAGAATCTTTCATAGGCATTGATTAAAATGTGTGCAGAATGTTCCAAAAAGTTGAGCGTATATGTTACCCCCAAAAACACTATTTTCTAAGACAGTTGAATTAAAAATATACTGAACACATGTATTTGTACGATAAGACCTCGATAACTTTATACTTGACATATATTCTCAACTTTTTAACACCTTTTCAATGGTGGTGTTCCATTTGTTACAGTTGAAATCATCAAATTTGATTACTCTCCACCCTCAATCATCCTCATTTTGTCGTAAGTCACTCAcaatttctcaatttttttaatccataTCAAATGCAATTCCTACTTTTTAACATATTTTTCTAATCTTTGGGCACTGCTTGATTTCGTTTGTCAAATGGTGCATAAATTATCATACCTGCTCTGTTAATATGTGTAAGACCCATCCCACTTTTGAGGTTTTCGCACGCAATGCTGAAACATTTTGTGTTGTGAAGCTTAAAGGTGTTCGAAACTGAAAttacaaattttgttttgtttggattTCAAGCAGGAATCACTCAGCAAGACATTGCAGGGCATAAGGGTACAATTGGGATTGGGGATGTGCAGGTACATATTGATTTGATTTCTGTTGTTCTataggttgaagctttgttaacAGCACTAGAGttgtttttcgaattttttaattttctttctacaaattatttttgaagtaatttttgttttaggaACTACAATAGTATAATTAGATAAGAAAAGTAGAAAATATGTTCGATTTAAAACGTATAATTTTAatcttatctttaatttatatttGGATTCTATATTAAGTATCATGTCGAGTGTTCGTCTTGTCTTTAATCTTGATGTTGCTGAGTTTGTTTGAACTCCAATGGTTATTGTAGGTTGATTCGGACATGGGCAACTATGAACCCTTCCTAGATGTGACTCTTACTGAGGATAACAACATTACCACTGGCAAGATATATCAGGTGATTCTAATAAACAACAAGAGTTGGATACCTTAGCAAGACTGTCCAGGTGATGGTACAAAATCGCAATGTTCATATATCCATTGATTCTCATCTTGTGTAGATCTGTATATATGTTCTATTCTACGTTGTTTTATCATTTTGAAAGATATTCTAATTTAACGTTCTGGAACAACAAGAAACAACGCCGCAGCACTACTGCTTGTATTTCCTAAAATACCAAAAACATGGCATGAAAGTTTGTCCTAAAAAGGTCTCGAGATTAAAATATCGAAATTACACCCTTGCTTTCTAGAAAAATAAGAAATCCATGGACTTGTCATACCCATTATCTTAACGGATGACTCGATAACAATTCAACTTGTTAACGGATCAAACCAGAAACTATTATTTTCGTCTCGTGTAGGTTAATGGGTCATGCAACAAATTGTATCGCCTAGTTTTGAACCAACAAGGATGTAAACCATCAAAGAATGTGTTAAATTCAGTTAACTACAGTTAACTACCCAACATTTAGGGTTCGTACCAAACGGATCCTAACGTTTCAAAAACTAGATTTATGTTAGATCACCATTGTTAGGTGATCGATAACGTCACTAGCGTCAAGTGATGGTGTTAAGAAATAAATTGAACGTCACTAAGGAGCTATAAATCCTCAAAACCACCCCTTTTATATAGCCAACCGAATTTAGGATTTAAGAGTCAAAGCTTGATAGATGATGTGTGAATGGGTTAGTAAAAATCTAAATATGTTCTTTCACAATTACAAAGCTCTTGTAACTTAACAAATGTTGAATTTTCGAATTGTTAACCAGTTTTTTCCTGTTGAGTTCTAAACTCTACTTGACATTCCCCATGATCAGGCATTGCATTTTGAAGTTGGGAGCTTGGGGATCATCTAAGGAAGATTCAAGACAATGTTACAAGTATGAACGAACGAAGAGGTAGAGAAGTTTGAAACCTTTCAAACCCAACACCAGTTACACCACCCGACACCGCTCGACACCGCAATCAAGTTCAGCTATGAACAGATACGGTACTGATGGTACATGTACCTGGActtaaaacattttcaaagtTTGATGGTTCCATATCTTGTCACTTGACTAATTCATGTATGAAGTTGTATTGAACGAGACATTTTGGTCAATCTagtcaataatgttatatgtgATCTAAGTACATGCTTTTATGCTGCCGTCTTATACTACTTTTTTAACTAGAACAAACCAAGTTTTGAACTacaattaagaaattgaattgcGCATATAAAATTCAAGCCATGAGTAACACATACATTATGAAgcagaattaaaaataaacattaaaaaaaagttgtaaACTTCAATATCGTAGTAACAAAGTAAGCACACCGTGAGCTAGAACCGCTCAACGTCTCTAAGATTAGGAGGCCTAAAATTTAGAGGATGAGTTTCCGGGGTGGCCTTTTCGTCTTGTTTCCACATCTTGATTGTCTTGTCAGCTTCACAAGTAACCAGCCTTGTGCCAGTGACATCGTAGCAAAGAGCATAAATCCCAGCTTCACTCTCCTGCGAGCCCGGTTGTGCAATTGTTTGGGATTGCTGGAAGTTGTGGCCGCTCTTCCAATCCCAAAACCACAAGCTACCGTTGTCGCCTCCTGTAGCCATAACTCCATCTTCATTGACGGCCATCGCGTTGATAATGGACTTGTGTTGGGAGAGCATGTTGTGCAAAAACTCACCCCTCGGAAGGTTGAACTTTTTTATGGTGTTTGTCGAAGCCGATGCGAAGCAATTACCCCGATCTACCTTAGGATGATGTGTCATTGCCCGTACCGATTTCTTATGATGCGTTAAAGTTGAAAAGGTTTTTCCCTTTCTAAGGTCCCACAGCTTGATAGTTGTATCGTGAGACCCGCTCATAACTTGTGGATCTGTTGGGAGGGTGAGAAGGGAGCAAACTGCATCTTCGTGCCCAGTCAATGCATGAACTTGCGCATTCTTGAGACGAACATCCCAAACACGGCATACGCTATCCCGTCCCCCGGTGACTAAAACATCAAGAGTCGGATGGAGAGCCATGCTGTAGACGCCACTAAGATGACCGTGATACGAACAGATAACCTTGTTCTGTTCAAGGTCCCAGCATTTGACTTGTTTGTCATCGCCAGCCGAGAACAAATAGGGTTGCCTG is from Malus sylvestris chromosome 5, drMalSylv7.2, whole genome shotgun sequence and encodes:
- the LOC126622885 gene encoding uncharacterized protein LOC126622885, with translation MVKSTQDAVGARQDVILKVRLSLYLSHIYFFNSGPNFVHRWSSYRKRRFRLLISPSVFEAAAIRRSNLLKSSNLITLHPQSSSFCRITQQDIAGHKGTIGIGDVQVDSDMGNYEPFLDVTLTEDNNITTGKIYQALHFEVGSLGII
- the LOC126621077 gene encoding protein pleiotropic regulatory locus 1-like, which encodes MESSLGTLISKSLKRPGDLFFPTHGSELASPDLQTKKIRMTYKASMEYGGLKPTAHRQNLAADCDESSNALPLDPNPNTARSPSITQGAQNADLFLSPSAPNKAKAPINIADGTSRNWPRPVWHSPWKIYRVISGHLGWVRSVAFDPSNRWFCTGSADRTIKVWDVACGTLQLSLTGHTGQIRSLVVSTRQPYLFSAGDDKQVKCWDLEQNKVICSYHGHLSGVYSMALHPTLDVLVTGGRDSVCRVWDVRLKNAQVHALTGHEDAVCSLLTLPTDPQVMSGSHDTTIKLWDLRKGKTFSTLTHHKKSVRAMTHHPKVDRGNCFASASTNTIKKFNLPRGEFLHNMLSQHKSIINAMAVNEDGVMATGGDNGSLWFWDWKSGHNFQQSQTIAQPGSQESEAGIYALCYDVTGTRLVTCEADKTIKMWKQDEKATPETHPLNFRPPNLRDVERF